TTCGAGATCGAGCTGCTCGCCGTCCAGAAGGGCGGAGCCACCAAGGAGTCACTCCCGCCGCAGATGCCGCCGGACTAGTTGGCGGGCGGGAGTCTCTCTGGGCCGCGGTGGCGCAGGCCTTGGGCGCCCACGATCACGCCGGCCAGCACGAACATGAAGTCGGTCAGCTTGCTCCAGTGGGTGAAGTGCGCACCCATGGCGATGCCGATGCCCAGGCCGATCAAATGCCACCCCCGTCCCAGGCGCCGGGCGCGCGCCCGACCGAGTGAGAGACCCACCAGCACGGCTCCTGCCGTCGGCAGCACGCCCGCGCTTTCGAAGCCGTACTCCCTGCTCGCGATCAGGAACCCTCCGATCACGAGGGGAGTGAGGATGTCGGGCCTCACGAGCCCCGCCAGCAGGCCGCGCGTCGGGGGCAGGTCCGCAGCGCGCGCAGTGGACTGGGACCGGCCGCGCTGGGCCAGCCGGCGCTCACGCTGCTCCCGCCGGCTGGGCGGGCGCACGCCGGCCGGAGCCTGCGAGGGCACGAGCGACGAGGGCACCAGCGAGTACACGCGCACCGGGTGCTCGATGTTCTTCAGAGAGCGGAAGCCCTCGTCGCGGAACTGCGCCGGGATCTTGTTGCGCACCTGCTGGTAGACCGCCTCCGATACCAGGATGTGTCCCGGCTGGGCGAGTGACTCGAGCCGCGCCGCGATGTTCACGCCGTCGCCGTAGACCTTGTACTCCTCGACGATCACGTCGCCGACGTGCACGCCGATCCGGGTGTCGATGCGGCGCTCCGGCGGCTGCGACTCGTTGGCGGCGGTCTGGTCCTCCTGGATCGCCTGCGCGCAGCGCGTCGCGTTCACGACCGAGTCGAACTCGGCGAACACCGAGTCACCCGCGGTGTCGACCACCCGGCCCTCGTGCTGCCGCACGCGTGAGTCGGCGCGCGCGTGGAAGGCGCGGATCTCGCGCGTGGTCCACTCCTCGTCCTGCTCCATGAGCCGGCTGAAGCCGGAGACGTCGACCATCAGGATCGCGGCGAGCTTGCGGCGCGAGCGCGGGGCCTCAGCCTCCACGGCGCGCCCCCGCGCGCTCCAGCTCGCCCATGAGCTCGAAGAGCTGCAGCGGGTTGGCCGCGCCTTGCTGGCCGCCGCTCCACTCGCGGTACAGCGTGTGGACGTTGACCGCGATGCGCTCCGAGTCGCCCCAGGCAGCGAACTCGCCCAGCGGCACCGCGCGCGCGGCCTCGACGGGGGAGAGGCCCGCGTCGAAACACTCGCGCGTGCGCTCGCGGATGTGCACGAGATAGTCGCGCACCGCGAGCGCGCCTTTGGCGTCGGTCAGCGGGCCGTGACCCGGCACGACGACCTCGGGATCGAGCGCCGCGATCCGCTCGCAGGCCGCGACCCAGTTGCCGACCGGGCCCTGCCAGATGATCGGCGTGCCGCCGATGAACAGGATGTCGCCGGTGTAGATCACCCGGTCGGCGGGCACCCAGACCAGGATGTCGCCGCGCGTGTGCGCGGGGCCGACTTCGAACAGCACGACCTCCTTGCCGCCGACCCGCAGCCGCAGCTCGCCGTCGAAGGTCTCGGTGGGCGGCGTGTGGCGGATGCCGTGGAACTCGAAGGGCGCGAAGACGCGCGCGAAATACTCGCCGGCGGCACCCAGCGAGGCCGCGCCGTCGCGGAAGCGCGCCATCGACTCGGGCGGGAGCTCGTCCATCTCTTCGGCGCTCGCGCGCGAGGCCACGATGCGCGCGCCCTCGACCAGCTGGTTGCCGTAGCAGTGGTCGCCGTTGGCGTGCGTGTTGACCAGCGTGCCGATCCGGCGCGCCTCCGGGACCTTCGCGCGCATGGCGTCGAGCATCTCGGCGGTGAGCCGCAGGTCGAACAGCGTGTCGACCAAGAGTGACTGGCCGGAGTCAGTGACCAGGCCGGCGTTGCTCCAGCCCCAGCCGCCGTCCGGCTGCAGCCAGGCGTAGCAGCCGCGGCCCAGGTCGTGAAGCCCCTTGCTGAAGCCCGCCATGGCGCGAAGCGTAACACGCGGGTGACACGAGCCGGCGCCGGCGTGGTAGAAACCGGGCATGCTGCGGGTGCTGACGCTCAACGTCTGGAACGACTCCGGGCCCTTCGAGGCGCGCGCGCTGCGCATCCGCGAATGGATCGCGCGGCTCGCGCCCGACCTGATCGCCTTCCAGGAGGTGCTGCAGTCGCCCGGCCGCGACCTGGCGCACGAGCTGGTGGGCGAGGCGGGCTACGAGCTCGCCTTCGCCCGGGCCGGCAACTTCTGGAAGTCGCCCGAGGTCACGTTCGGCAACGCGATCGCCTCGCGCTGGCCGATCCAGAAGCGCGACGTGCTCCCGCTGCCCGACAAGGGCGACGGGGAGACTCGCTGCGCGCTGCTCACTCACATCGAGTCGCCGCACGGGCCGCTGGTGTTCGCGTGCACGCACTTGAACTGGAAGTTCCACCACGGCGCGGTGCGCGAACGCCAGGTGGTCGCGCTCGCCGACTGGGTGCGGGCGCAGCGCGT
The nucleotide sequence above comes from Myxococcota bacterium. Encoded proteins:
- a CDS encoding endonuclease/exonuclease/phosphatase family protein, producing the protein MLRVLTLNVWNDSGPFEARALRIREWIARLAPDLIAFQEVLQSPGRDLAHELVGEAGYELAFARAGNFWKSPEVTFGNAIASRWPIQKRDVLPLPDKGDGETRCALLTHIESPHGPLVFACTHLNWKFHHGAVRERQVVALADWVRAQRVHRAFPAIIAGDFNAEPDSDEIRYMTGRHSIDGRSVYWNDAWLLEGRDSDGVTWSNRNAYARMALEPDRRIDYVFVDYPLRDGRGKVEACRVVCNDERAGVWPSDHFGLVADLRTDPL
- a CDS encoding MBL fold metallo-hydrolase, coding for MAGFSKGLHDLGRGCYAWLQPDGGWGWSNAGLVTDSGQSLLVDTLFDLRLTAEMLDAMRAKVPEARRIGTLVNTHANGDHCYGNQLVEGARIVASRASAEEMDELPPESMARFRDGAASLGAAGEYFARVFAPFEFHGIRHTPPTETFDGELRLRVGGKEVVLFEVGPAHTRGDILVWVPADRVIYTGDILFIGGTPIIWQGPVGNWVAACERIAALDPEVVVPGHGPLTDAKGALAVRDYLVHIRERTRECFDAGLSPVEAARAVPLGEFAAWGDSERIAVNVHTLYREWSGGQQGAANPLQLFELMGELERAGARRGG
- a CDS encoding adenylate/guanylate cyclase domain-containing protein; this encodes MEAEAPRSRRKLAAILMVDVSGFSRLMEQDEEWTTREIRAFHARADSRVRQHEGRVVDTAGDSVFAEFDSVVNATRCAQAIQEDQTAANESQPPERRIDTRIGVHVGDVIVEEYKVYGDGVNIAARLESLAQPGHILVSEAVYQQVRNKIPAQFRDEGFRSLKNIEHPVRVYSLVPSSLVPSQAPAGVRPPSRREQRERRLAQRGRSQSTARAADLPPTRGLLAGLVRPDILTPLVIGGFLIASREYGFESAGVLPTAGAVLVGLSLGRARARRLGRGWHLIGLGIGIAMGAHFTHWSKLTDFMFVLAGVIVGAQGLRHRGPERLPPAN